In Dyadobacter sp. NIV53, a single window of DNA contains:
- the modB gene encoding molybdate ABC transporter permease subunit: protein MDWQPLSLTFKLASITSVILLVISLPLAYWLAFGKFKARGIVEAIIGMPLVLPPSVIGFYLLLAFSPSYWFGAWIEKTIGLRLVFSFPGLVIASVIYSLPFMVYPLRAGLQSLPGSLQEASFTLGKGRFETFYKILLPNCKPAVLTAFVLTFAHTVGEFGVVLMIGGNIPGVTKVASVAIYNEVEALNYTVANQYALVLFAITFIILLLVYSINNRLLRVRQSA, encoded by the coding sequence ATGGATTGGCAACCTCTTTCGCTTACTTTCAAACTCGCCTCCATCACTTCCGTTATTCTGTTGGTAATTTCCTTACCATTGGCATATTGGCTTGCTTTCGGAAAATTTAAAGCAAGAGGAATAGTTGAAGCGATAATTGGTATGCCCTTGGTTTTGCCACCTTCAGTTATTGGTTTTTATTTGTTACTGGCATTTAGCCCATCGTATTGGTTTGGTGCCTGGATCGAAAAAACTATTGGATTAAGGCTGGTATTTTCTTTTCCAGGATTGGTTATTGCATCTGTCATCTATAGTTTGCCATTTATGGTTTATCCGTTACGAGCAGGATTACAATCTTTACCGGGATCTTTGCAGGAAGCCTCATTTACATTAGGAAAAGGACGATTTGAGACATTTTATAAAATACTTTTACCGAACTGCAAACCAGCCGTATTAACCGCATTTGTACTCACTTTCGCACATACCGTTGGAGAATTTGGTGTAGTTTTGATGATCGGAGGGAATATTCCCGGTGTCACCAAAGTAGCTTCCGTAGCGATTTACAACGAAGTAGAAGCACTTAATTATACCGTTGCAAATCAATATGCCTTGGTACTTTTTGCAATTACATTTATCATTTTGCTCCTGGTATATTCCATTAACAACCGCCTGCTTCGTGTCCGACAATCTGCTTGA
- the modA gene encoding molybdate ABC transporter substrate-binding protein — protein MNFKYIILLFSVFAAGCSKPSDKIIIATAANVQYVMQDIKKEFEKESGKKIEIVVSSSGKLTTQIREGAPFDVFVSADTKYPQEIYERGGSDEKPKVYALGTLVIWSKDIPSSELKIEELTGEKIKKIAIPNPRTAPYGEAAIQVLEKQKSFADIKKKLVYGESIAQTAQYITSGSVEAGFNALSIVLSPEMKGKGQWIVVDSTLYKPIEQAAILLKHSEDSPKKETSRQFYDFLYSKKGKEIFKKYGYK, from the coding sequence ATGAACTTCAAATATATCATTCTGCTGTTTTCTGTTTTTGCAGCCGGCTGCTCCAAACCATCCGATAAGATCATTATTGCTACCGCTGCCAATGTCCAGTATGTCATGCAGGATATTAAAAAAGAATTTGAAAAAGAGTCCGGTAAAAAAATTGAAATAGTGGTCAGTTCCTCCGGAAAACTAACTACCCAAATCCGGGAAGGAGCACCATTTGATGTGTTCGTATCGGCAGATACCAAGTATCCACAGGAAATATATGAAAGAGGTGGTTCTGATGAAAAGCCAAAAGTATATGCACTGGGAACGCTCGTAATTTGGTCGAAGGATATTCCTTCATCTGAATTAAAAATTGAAGAATTGACCGGAGAAAAAATAAAGAAAATTGCTATTCCAAATCCCCGCACCGCACCGTATGGTGAGGCAGCAATACAGGTTTTAGAAAAACAAAAATCGTTTGCAGATATAAAAAAGAAACTCGTTTATGGCGAAAGTATAGCTCAGACGGCTCAGTACATCACATCAGGGTCTGTTGAAGCCGGATTCAACGCTTTATCAATCGTACTTTCTCCTGAAATGAAGGGAAAAGGTCAGTGGATCGTGGTTGATTCTACCTTATACAAACCCATAGAACAGGCCGCCATATTACTGAAACACAGTGAAGATTCACCTAAAAAAGAAACCAGCCGTCAGTTTTATGATTTTTTGTATTCTAAAAAAGGAAAAGAAATTTTTAAAAAATATGGATATAAATGA